From the Burkholderia sp. WP9 genome, the window CAGGGAGCGGTCTTATGCGGAAACGGAAGGTCGCGGTAAAGATGGGTGGAGCATCGAGTCTGCCGGAACTGCTGAGCCGGCTTGAACTGGCATTGGTGGGAATGCCCGATCGCAAATCGGTTTGCAAGGCACTGCTGGATCTGAACCGGGCGCTCGGCTCGGTCGGCGAGACAGCGCCGAGACGATCCAGTCGGTCCACGCATCCGCGGCGTCAGCGCCAGACGGCGGTCGAATCTTTGTCGCTGTTTTCTTGAGTCTGTTTGTCGGGAGCTGTGATCCGCTAGCTTTTATCGCTTGCATTCAAATAGCGGCGTGAAATGCGGGTTGGCATTTCCGTCTCGTGTTTGGGCTCAGGCCACACACTATGTGGATTCAGGAGCCTGCCAGGAGCGCGAAATCCACGTCTTTGCTCTCGACCACGCCGCCCTTGCGCCCCGGCGCGCGTTGATTGCTCCAATAGAGATTCGTGTGTGCGATCACTCCGTCCGGTGGAGGCGCGCCCCATGACGTCATGTCGACCGTCGTATGAGCGTCGCTGACCAGAATCGCGTCATAGCCACGCACGAGCGCGCCGTGCAGCGTCGAACGAATACACATGTCGGTTTGCGCGCCGGTCACGATGAGCTTACCGACAGCAAGCGTCGATAGCACATGCTCGAGGTTAGTGCCTTCGAACGCGTCGCGGTAGCTCTTTTCAATAATCGCCTCCGAGTGTCGTGGCGACAGCTCGTCGACGATCTGCCACGGGCCGCTGCCAGGTTCCAGCTCTTCGTCACCGTGGCGGACCCAAACGAGCGGTACGTTCGCGCTGCGCGCTTTCTCGACGAGCATGTTGACTGCGCGCAGCACTTCCTGGCGGCGATAGGCTTGAGCGACGACGCCGTTCTGAAGATCGATGACGATGAGGGCGGTATTCGGGCGATTGACGAGCGTAGTCATGGAGTCTCGAGTCGGTTCGGTTGAATCGCAAACACAGCGAGAGAAATTCTGCGTTTCAGGTCTCATGGAGAATAACTCAAGCGCGCGGCTACGGCCGCCCTTTGCTGACATCTCCGCTATTGCCGCAGCGGCCTCAACCCTGCACGAACCTCCTCTGCGAACAACTGCGGCTGTTCCCAGGCCGCAAAGTGTCCGCCCTTGTCGGGCCGGTTGTAATAGACAAGCTTGTGATACGCACGCTCGGTCCAACTCCTCGGTGCCTGATAATTCTCGCGAGGAAAAACGCTCACGGCAGCGGGAACCGATACATCGGCGCTGGCCAGAAAGTTGAAATGAGACTCCCAATAAAAGCGCGCGGCGGAAATGCCCGTGTTCGTCAACCAATAGAGCGTGATGTCGTCGAGGACATCGTTGCGGGTCAATTCGCCCGCGGACTCACCATTGACGGGATGCCCAAACACGGCCGAGGTCAACGCCGCCGCTGGCTGAACATAGCCGTCGCCGTGATCGAGAAGCCAGCTCGCCAGCGCCACGGGCGAGTCGGACAATCCGTATAGCGTTTGTGGACGCGTCCCCATCTCCAGCGCGTAGGCGCGTCTTTTCCTGGCCGCACTGGCCAGCTGCTCATAAGCGTGCCGTTCGTCATCCGGGAGGCCGGCGGGCGTCGGATCGCCGGCCTGAAGCGC encodes:
- a CDS encoding isochorismatase family protein — translated: MTTLVNRPNTALIVIDLQNGVVAQAYRRQEVLRAVNMLVEKARSANVPLVWVRHGDEELEPGSGPWQIVDELSPRHSEAIIEKSYRDAFEGTNLEHVLSTLAVGKLIVTGAQTDMCIRSTLHGALVRGYDAILVSDAHTTVDMTSWGAPPPDGVIAHTNLYWSNQRAPGRKGGVVESKDVDFALLAGS